The following are encoded together in the Desulfococcus multivorans genome:
- a CDS encoding Lon protease family protein, whose product MSIEPVALEKLYHRCDPEQFAFKTTDELENLSEFIGQSRAVDAIHFGVDIRHDGYNVFALGDPATGKLSLIRELLRLRASKEDVPPDICYVYNFDEAHKPRHLVIPPGKGKSLARDMEQLVEEVRNALRAAFESEEYQNRQQSISQELQEQQEKAFGELQKKGEAYNLAPLRTPAGLVFAPVRDGEVMPPDEFKKLPDAERKKIEEKAEELQQEAMKIFQKIPQWERKMREKRRNLNREITGFTVGPVIDELRRKYEDIADVLSYLDAVEKDIIRNVRNFFQPDAGQQKEEASMPVPSSGTVGPDGRGENPALRRYKLNILVENSGSEGAPVVFEQNPSYQNLVGRVEHMAHMGALVTDFNMIRPGALHKASGGYLILDGLKLLQQPFAWEGLKQALKTRQIRIESLGQMYGFISTVSLEPQPLPLNVKVVLLGSPMLYYLIRHYDPEFGELFKVAADFDYRMDRTPENEQAYTRLIATMARKHRLRPFDRTGVARIIEQGSRMVEDGRKLSVLMRVICDLLKEADYWAGKNGSGTVGAAEVQKAVDTAIHRSDRLREMVHEQILRDIVLIDSTGDKVGQVNGLSVIQLGDFAFGRPSRITARIHLGKGDVVDIEREVAMGGPIHSKGVLILAGFLNGRFAVDHPLSLSASLVFEQSYSGVEGDSASSAELYALLSAIADVPIKQSLAVTGSVNQHGVIQPIGGVNEKIEGFFDVCRSRGLTGDQGVLIPSSNVDHLMLRRDVIDAAADGKFRIYAVETIDQGIEILTGISAGTADAEGNYPAESVNGKVHARLKEMAEKRIAFGRKMQGEKKEDA is encoded by the coding sequence ATGAGCATAGAACCCGTTGCGTTGGAAAAACTCTACCATCGCTGTGATCCCGAACAATTTGCTTTCAAAACGACGGACGAACTGGAGAACCTCAGCGAGTTCATTGGCCAGTCACGAGCCGTTGACGCTATCCATTTCGGCGTCGATATTCGACATGACGGCTACAACGTTTTCGCCCTGGGCGATCCGGCAACCGGAAAATTATCCCTTATCCGCGAATTGCTGCGGCTTCGGGCTTCTAAAGAGGATGTGCCTCCGGACATCTGTTATGTCTACAATTTTGATGAAGCCCACAAGCCCAGACACCTGGTCATTCCGCCGGGAAAAGGCAAGAGCCTTGCCCGGGACATGGAGCAGCTGGTGGAGGAGGTTCGAAACGCCCTTCGCGCCGCCTTTGAAAGCGAAGAGTATCAGAACCGTCAGCAGAGCATCAGTCAGGAGCTTCAGGAACAACAGGAGAAGGCTTTCGGTGAGCTGCAGAAAAAAGGTGAAGCTTACAATCTCGCCCCGCTGAGAACCCCTGCGGGTCTTGTCTTCGCTCCGGTTCGCGACGGAGAAGTGATGCCGCCGGACGAGTTCAAGAAGTTACCCGATGCCGAGCGGAAAAAGATCGAGGAAAAGGCCGAGGAACTTCAGCAGGAGGCCATGAAGATCTTTCAGAAGATCCCTCAGTGGGAGCGGAAGATGCGGGAAAAACGGCGCAACCTCAACCGGGAGATCACGGGGTTCACCGTCGGGCCGGTCATCGACGAACTTCGTCGGAAATACGAGGATATCGCGGATGTTCTGAGTTATCTGGATGCTGTTGAAAAGGACATCATTCGAAACGTGCGGAACTTTTTTCAGCCCGATGCGGGACAGCAGAAGGAGGAGGCATCGATGCCGGTGCCGTCGTCCGGCACGGTCGGCCCGGACGGACGGGGAGAAAACCCGGCGCTGAGGCGTTACAAATTGAACATTCTGGTGGAAAACAGCGGATCGGAGGGTGCCCCCGTCGTTTTCGAGCAGAACCCGTCCTATCAGAATCTCGTGGGACGCGTGGAGCACATGGCCCACATGGGTGCGCTGGTGACCGATTTCAATATGATCCGACCCGGGGCGCTGCACAAAGCCAGCGGCGGCTATCTGATTCTCGACGGCTTGAAGCTGCTTCAGCAGCCCTTTGCATGGGAAGGGCTCAAACAAGCCTTGAAAACCCGTCAAATCCGAATCGAATCCCTCGGTCAGATGTACGGATTTATTTCCACCGTATCCCTCGAGCCCCAACCCCTGCCGCTGAATGTCAAGGTGGTCCTTCTGGGCAGCCCCATGCTCTATTACCTGATACGCCATTATGATCCGGAATTCGGAGAACTCTTCAAGGTGGCCGCCGATTTCGATTATCGTATGGATCGGACGCCTGAAAACGAGCAAGCCTACACACGCCTGATCGCCACCATGGCCCGAAAGCACAGGCTGCGCCCCTTCGATCGGACCGGCGTGGCCCGGATCATCGAGCAGGGATCTCGAATGGTGGAGGACGGTCGGAAGCTTTCCGTTCTGATGCGCGTGATCTGCGATCTGTTGAAAGAGGCGGATTATTGGGCCGGCAAGAACGGCAGCGGGACGGTCGGCGCCGCCGAAGTCCAGAAGGCCGTCGATACGGCCATCCATCGTTCGGACCGCCTCCGGGAGATGGTGCATGAGCAGATCCTGCGGGATATCGTTCTCATCGACAGCACGGGAGACAAGGTGGGGCAAGTCAACGGACTGTCGGTGATCCAACTGGGGGATTTCGCTTTTGGACGGCCCAGCCGGATCACCGCCCGGATACACCTGGGCAAGGGCGACGTCGTGGATATCGAAAGGGAAGTGGCTATGGGCGGTCCCATCCATTCCAAGGGGGTCCTGATTCTGGCGGGTTTTCTCAACGGTCGCTTCGCCGTGGATCACCCCCTTTCCCTTTCCGCAAGCCTCGTTTTTGAACAGTCCTACAGTGGTGTGGAAGGGGACAGCGCGTCGTCGGCGGAGTTGTATGCGCTCCTGTCGGCCATCGCCGACGTGCCCATCAAGCAATCCCTGGCGGTGACGGGCTCCGTGAATCAGCACGGGGTCATTCAACCCATCGGGGGCGTCAACGAGAAGATCGAAGGCTTTTTCGACGTCTGCCGATCGAGGGGGCTCACGGGAGACCAGGGTGTTCTGATCCCGTCATCCAACGTGGATCACCTCATGCTGCGGCGGGATGTGATCGATGCTGCGGCGGATGGGAAATTCCGGATCTATGCCGTGGAAACCATAGACCAGGGCATCGAAATCCTGACGGGCATTTCTGCCGGCACCGCCGACGCCGAGGGCAACTATCCTGCCGAAAGTGTAAACGGCAAGGTCCATGCGCGGTTGAAGGAGATGGCTGAAAAACGAATCGCTTTTGGACGAAAAATGCAAGGGGAGAAGAAGGAGGATGCGTAA
- a CDS encoding response regulator, which translates to MGRDCSQIFQKTHKGGCAMMSGSTSRESGVSCILVVEDNDQLRKTLCEVLAENLSGVAVVAASSCEEAVARIFRSVPDVIITDIHLPGKSGLVLTEKVKAQYPCLPVIIHTQYTLPEYREAAEALGADLFLVKGKIQLNRLCRLIGGFLD; encoded by the coding sequence ATGGGAAGAGACTGTAGTCAGATATTCCAGAAAACCCATAAGGGCGGCTGCGCAATGATGTCCGGTTCGACTTCACGTGAAAGCGGTGTTTCATGCATCCTGGTCGTTGAGGATAACGATCAGCTTCGAAAAACGCTCTGCGAGGTGCTGGCGGAAAACCTGTCGGGGGTCGCCGTCGTGGCGGCGTCGAGTTGCGAAGAGGCTGTAGCGCGTATTTTCAGGTCGGTCCCGGATGTCATTATTACCGACATTCACCTGCCCGGGAAGAGCGGCCTCGTTTTGACGGAGAAAGTCAAGGCGCAATATCCTTGTCTTCCGGTGATCATCCACACGCAATACACCCTGCCCGAATATCGGGAGGCCGCCGAAGCATTGGGCGCCGATCTTTTTCTTGTCAAGGGGAAAATTCAACTGAATCGACTCTGCCGGCTTATCGGCGGATTTTTGGATTGA
- a CDS encoding YwbE family protein, which produces MPSRSPMVDGHQASNPVDGTRRADIAPGRSVLIVLKKDQRSGKLTRGIVKAILTRSATHPHGIKVRLESGDVGRVKEILD; this is translated from the coding sequence ATGCCGTCACGATCCCCGATGGTTGACGGACATCAGGCGTCCAACCCCGTGGACGGCACCCGCCGCGCCGATATCGCTCCGGGCCGATCGGTCCTGATCGTCCTGAAAAAGGATCAGCGATCCGGAAAACTGACCCGCGGCATCGTGAAGGCAATCCTGACACGATCGGCGACACACCCCCACGGCATCAAGGTGCGCCTCGAAAGCGGCGACGTCGGCAGGGTCAAGGAAATCCTGGATTGA
- a CDS encoding universal stress protein encodes MKEVSIRRILVALDASSSCVEGLKIAAEMAARLGAELAGVFIEDIDLIRAVEFPFTRECGYFGAEVRRVEPYQLEEQLRAQAGRMRKILEAIATQRQLNWNFTIIRGSVARELLSLGTDADLIIMGRSGRSLLGSKRLGSTVKEVITRRSGLTLILHQKTAKPDHPMVIYDGTPSALKALDAVTVFLTDDEMEVCVFLLADTKEQAQKYRKAVDDAMGPAGRRVKFRLLISSDPAVIAHFANLESSGPLLLPGERWRTKAEELIELVKALDGPVLVVK; translated from the coding sequence ATGAAAGAGGTTTCCATTCGACGGATTCTGGTGGCGTTGGATGCCTCTTCGTCCTGCGTCGAAGGGCTTAAAATCGCCGCAGAAATGGCCGCGCGTCTGGGTGCGGAACTGGCAGGAGTGTTTATTGAGGACATCGATCTGATCCGGGCCGTGGAGTTTCCGTTTACCCGCGAGTGCGGATATTTCGGGGCCGAGGTTCGCCGTGTTGAACCTTATCAGTTGGAAGAACAGCTTCGGGCCCAGGCGGGTCGGATGCGGAAAATTCTCGAGGCCATCGCCACCCAACGGCAGTTGAACTGGAACTTTACCATTATCCGCGGGTCCGTGGCCCGGGAATTGCTGTCACTGGGTACCGATGCGGACCTCATTATCATGGGGCGATCAGGACGCTCTCTGCTGGGATCCAAGCGGTTGGGCTCCACCGTGAAAGAAGTGATCACCCGGAGGAGCGGCTTGACCCTCATTCTTCACCAGAAGACGGCCAAGCCCGATCATCCGATGGTGATTTACGACGGCACGCCGTCCGCCCTAAAAGCCCTGGATGCCGTCACCGTTTTTTTGACGGACGACGAGATGGAAGTATGTGTCTTTCTCCTGGCCGACACCAAGGAACAGGCCCAAAAATACCGAAAGGCGGTTGACGATGCCATGGGGCCTGCGGGGCGTCGGGTAAAGTTTCGACTCCTGATCAGCTCAGATCCGGCGGTGATTGCCCATTTCGCCAATCTTGAAAGCAGCGGCCCGCTGCTGCTTCCGGGAGAACGCTGGCGCACGAAAGCGGAAGAATTGATCGAACTGGTGAAGGCTCTCGATGGGCCGGTTCTGGTGGTAAAATGA
- a CDS encoding response regulator, whose product MEKKRIIIAEDNTLLREGIRLMIESDDALEIAGEAEDGLSAVRCVSKCSHDLVLLDLSMPKMNGIAALKEIKRLSPKTKILALTIHDSEEYILEVFRSGAEGYCLKDSTQEELLRAIHVVLSGKNFISPGIAGKVLEGYIESRKTLKSETPWDTLTQREREVLKLVGEGYTSKEIARFLFISPKTVEKHRSNIMQKLNIHNASALTAYAIEKGLVARN is encoded by the coding sequence ATGGAAAAAAAGCGCATCATTATCGCTGAAGACAACACGCTTCTCAGAGAAGGCATTCGGCTCATGATTGAGTCCGACGACGCCCTGGAAATCGCCGGAGAGGCCGAAGACGGGCTCTCCGCCGTACGGTGTGTGTCCAAGTGCAGTCATGATCTCGTCCTGCTCGATCTGTCCATGCCGAAAATGAACGGCATCGCCGCCCTCAAAGAGATCAAGCGCCTTTCGCCGAAGACCAAGATACTGGCACTCACCATTCACGACTCGGAAGAATATATCCTCGAGGTCTTTCGCTCGGGGGCGGAAGGGTATTGTCTCAAGGATTCCACCCAGGAGGAACTCCTCAGGGCCATACACGTCGTGCTCTCAGGCAAAAATTTCATCAGCCCGGGTATCGCCGGCAAGGTCCTGGAAGGATACATCGAAAGTCGAAAAACACTCAAGTCCGAAACGCCGTGGGACACGCTGACCCAGCGGGAGCGGGAGGTTCTCAAGCTCGTGGGGGAGGGTTACACGAGCAAGGAGATTGCCCGGTTTCTCTTCATCAGCCCGAAAACGGTTGAAAAGCATCGATCGAACATCATGCAAAAGCTCAATATCCACAACGCGTCGGCCTTGACCGCCTACGCCATCGAAAAAGGGCTGGTGGCCAGGAATTGA
- a CDS encoding PAS domain-containing sensor histidine kinase, translated as MTSKSRSHQLRARAEELLNDRLSWSSRNSGTDSDAVQRELLLCQIELELRNSELTARHQTLERLQDHYHALFDYAPVAAMTLTADGELIEANHAAADLLQAEKGSLSGGRFERFIRPGDRRRFRLHLERVFGGGGRRICELEMRKTDGTVFFGQIISLRYDSGGESQCQTLVIDISYRKRFEAEMEDRIDGRTRELNALNMQLEQEIEWRKQTEERLDSELNFRTIIEESIPVGICVFDTNGRLIHANSHLCDMLGFSRDELINIYPPYPFWPEDDMLSRMEELKNFIERDDVSENVIREYRKKNGERLWGLTSRIKMKDYHGKRYGILGSVFDITPRKKIEEELRLSERKLRALSVKLMEAGESERKRISKELHDSVGSALTAVQFAMERKVGEMDGRPCEKKTCLEDILLMIHTIADEVRRISKNLHPSVLEDLGIKAALRAYGRQFQKLYRNIALDQIVDMDESAVPGYLKLLIYRIVQESLNNAVKHGGADHVRLELRQNDNTLDLVVRDNGRGFDLQEIQKRNLGIGGLGLESMKERTEHAGGMFEVSSAPGVGTRIRAAWTLDPPEASGDP; from the coding sequence ATGACCTCAAAAAGCCGATCCCATCAGCTCAGAGCACGCGCCGAAGAACTCCTGAATGACCGATTGTCATGGTCCTCCCGGAATTCAGGGACGGATTCCGACGCCGTGCAGCGTGAACTCCTGCTTTGTCAGATTGAGTTGGAACTCCGGAATAGCGAGCTTACAGCGCGTCATCAGACGCTCGAAAGGCTTCAAGATCATTATCACGCCCTGTTTGATTATGCACCCGTCGCCGCAATGACACTCACCGCCGACGGTGAACTCATAGAAGCCAACCACGCTGCGGCCGATCTGCTGCAGGCTGAAAAGGGATCCCTTTCCGGGGGGCGGTTTGAGCGCTTTATCCGACCGGGGGATCGTCGCCGCTTTCGCCTGCATCTGGAACGGGTATTTGGGGGTGGCGGGCGTCGGATCTGCGAACTGGAGATGAGAAAGACCGACGGCACCGTCTTTTTCGGGCAGATTATCAGCCTGCGTTACGACAGCGGGGGTGAATCGCAATGCCAGACCCTCGTCATCGACATCTCCTACCGGAAGCGCTTCGAAGCGGAAATGGAGGATCGCATTGACGGGCGCACACGGGAGTTGAACGCCCTGAACATGCAACTGGAACAGGAGATCGAGTGGCGCAAGCAGACCGAGGAGCGGCTCGATTCGGAACTCAATTTCCGCACCATCATCGAAGAGAGCATACCTGTGGGAATCTGCGTTTTCGATACCAACGGTCGTCTGATCCACGCCAACAGCCATCTGTGTGATATGCTGGGCTTCTCCCGGGATGAGCTCATCAACATCTATCCGCCGTATCCCTTCTGGCCGGAAGACGATATGCTGTCCCGGATGGAAGAACTGAAGAATTTTATCGAAAGGGATGATGTTTCCGAAAATGTCATTCGGGAATACCGGAAAAAAAACGGCGAACGGCTATGGGGATTGACCTCCCGGATAAAAATGAAGGATTATCACGGAAAGCGTTATGGTATCCTGGGATCGGTCTTCGATATTACGCCGCGGAAAAAAATCGAGGAGGAGCTGAGACTTTCAGAGCGAAAGCTCCGGGCGCTTTCCGTTAAGCTGATGGAAGCCGGAGAATCTGAACGGAAGCGAATCTCCAAGGAGCTTCACGACAGTGTTGGATCCGCTCTTACCGCCGTTCAGTTTGCCATGGAGAGAAAAGTCGGCGAGATGGATGGACGTCCCTGCGAAAAGAAAACCTGCCTCGAGGATATCCTTCTGATGATCCACACCATCGCAGACGAAGTCCGCAGAATATCCAAAAATCTTCATCCGTCGGTCCTGGAAGATCTCGGCATCAAGGCGGCCTTACGAGCCTATGGACGTCAGTTTCAAAAGCTTTATAGAAATATCGCCCTCGACCAGATTGTCGACATGGATGAATCTGCGGTACCCGGCTACCTGAAACTCCTGATCTACCGAATCGTTCAGGAGTCCCTGAACAACGCCGTCAAGCACGGCGGTGCCGACCATGTTCGTCTTGAGCTGAGGCAGAATGACAACACCCTTGATCTGGTCGTCCGGGACAACGGTCGGGGGTTTGATCTTCAGGAGATTCAGAAACGGAATCTGGGCATCGGCGGGCTCGGGCTGGAAAGCATGAAAGAGCGAACGGAGCATGCCGGGGGAATGTTCGAGGTGTCGTCCGCCCCCGGTGTCGGCACCCGGATTCGAGCGGCCTGGACTCTGGATCCGCCCGAAGCTTCAGGAGATCCATAA